One Coffea arabica cultivar ET-39 chromosome 5e, Coffea Arabica ET-39 HiFi, whole genome shotgun sequence DNA segment encodes these proteins:
- the LOC113688592 gene encoding probable sucrose-phosphate synthase 3, with amino-acid sequence MVLTGHSLGRNKLEQLLKQGRQSKEDINSTYKIMRRVEAEELSLDAAELVITSTKQEIDEQWGLYDGFDVKLEKVLRARARRGVNCHGRYMPRMAVIPPGMDFSNVIAQEDTAEVDGELVALTNGDGTSPKALPPIWSEVMRFLTNPHKPMILALSRPDPKKNITTLAAHYADAIGPCYGIPNYCDVWMDKLRCLTVTFGRSFPVLATW; translated from the exons ATGGTTCTGACAGGGCACTCACTCGGTAGAAACAAGCTAGAACAACTTCTGAAACAAGGAAGGCAATCAAAAGAGGACATTAATTCTACATACAAAATTATGCGTAGGGTAGAAGCAGAAGAACTTTCACTTGATGCTGCAGAACTTGTTATTACAAGCACCAAGCAGGAGATTGATGAACAGTGGGGACTATATGATGGATTTGATGTAAAGCTTGAGAAAGTTTTGAGGGCCCGTGCAAGAAGAGGGGTCAATTGCCATGGTCGCTACATGCCAAGGATGGCG GTTATCCCTCCTGGGATGGACTTCAGCAATGTCATAGCACAAGAAGACACAGCCGAAGTCGATGGTGAACTTGTAGCACTAACCAATGGTGATGGTACTTCACCTAAAGCACTCCCTCCAATATGGTCAGAA GTAATGCGGTTTCTCACAAATCCCCACAAGCCAATGATTCTAGCATTGTCAAGACCAGATCCAAAGAAAAATATTACCACACTTGCAGCTCATTATGCTGATGCTATTGGTCCCTGCTATGGAATTCCCAATTATTGTGATGTTTGG ATGGATAAACTCCGATGTCTCACTGTTACATTTGGAAGGTCTTTTCCTGTGCTTGCGACTTGGTAA